A stretch of Aureispira sp. CCB-E DNA encodes these proteins:
- a CDS encoding LytTR family DNA-binding domain-containing protein — translation MNCIIIEDEPLATEKLSAFVNRMPGLNLLKTFDNALLAMDYIARNSIDLIFLDIQMEALTGIEFLESTQTNAQVIITTAYSDYALKGYELNVADYLLKPYAFRRFVQAIDKVKTQYQLMQQSNSTKDFIFVKTEYRVEKVNLADILYIEGMKDYLRLVTQLGNIMTLQRFKTYEDYLPAQQFVRVHKSYIVALDKIESIERNRIKIGEKRIPISETYKDAFNQLLDGRRF, via the coding sequence ATGAATTGTATTATTATAGAAGATGAACCTTTGGCAACCGAAAAGCTGAGTGCTTTTGTTAATCGAATGCCTGGGTTAAATTTGTTAAAAACATTTGACAATGCCTTATTGGCAATGGATTATATTGCTAGAAATAGCATTGATCTGATCTTTTTAGACATTCAGATGGAGGCATTAACAGGCATTGAATTTTTAGAAAGTACCCAAACGAATGCGCAGGTGATTATCACGACAGCTTACAGTGATTATGCCTTAAAAGGATATGAATTGAATGTTGCCGATTATTTATTAAAGCCATATGCGTTTCGTCGTTTTGTTCAAGCCATAGACAAAGTAAAGACTCAGTATCAATTGATGCAACAATCGAATAGTACAAAAGACTTTATCTTTGTTAAAACAGAGTACCGTGTTGAGAAGGTAAATTTAGCAGACATTCTCTATATTGAAGGAATGAAAGATTATTTGCGCTTGGTAACTCAACTAGGCAACATAATGACATTACAACGTTTCAAAACCTATGAGGATTACTTGCCTGCACAGCAATTTGTTCGTGTACACAAATCCTATATCGTTGCTTTGGATAAGATAGAAAGCATTGAGCGAAATCGAATTAAGATAGGGGAGAAGAGAATTCCCATTAGTGAAACTTACAAGGATGCTTTTAATCAATTGTTAGATGGAAGACGTTTTTGA
- a CDS encoding sensor histidine kinase: MKQQTIILIHIILWLLFVLPISCTSIVLFKLYPELIWSFYPEATMHYVLTDALYNTLSFGISFYLFYFFVFKWLFRSSNLLQGIAKTLVLFVMLFLSELLIIQLFYPTSFTEKDFLLGAEITLFIWLLFRLGLSMGAKGFVEYIQERTKRKELEHFNFQSELSLFRAQINPHFLFNTLNNIDALIYTNPDKASETLIQLSKQMRYLLHDSNVEKIALTEEIQFIRNYIDLETIRIKNKHFVHFAVVGKPQGIRIAPMLFIAFVENAFKHSSDRSCDAGLQVSFSITEDALLFQCKNRYKKRPTVEKMEYSGIGLDLVKKRLNLIYNSNYNLSIHSTDDWYVVQLEFPLTCLR; this comes from the coding sequence ATTGTCCTATTTAAGTTATATCCAGAATTAATATGGTCATTTTATCCTGAAGCAACGATGCATTACGTATTGACAGATGCGTTGTATAATACCCTTTCTTTTGGCATTTCTTTTTACCTTTTTTATTTTTTTGTGTTTAAATGGCTGTTTCGTTCCTCTAATTTATTACAAGGAATTGCAAAAACACTCGTATTATTTGTGATGCTATTTCTAAGCGAACTATTGATCATTCAGCTTTTTTATCCGACTAGTTTTACAGAAAAAGATTTTTTGTTAGGAGCAGAAATTACATTGTTCATATGGTTGTTGTTTCGATTAGGTTTGTCAATGGGAGCAAAAGGATTTGTGGAATATATTCAGGAAAGAACGAAAAGAAAGGAATTGGAACATTTTAATTTTCAAAGTGAGTTATCGTTATTTAGAGCGCAGATCAATCCTCATTTTTTATTCAATACCTTGAATAATATTGATGCTTTGATTTATACTAACCCCGACAAAGCTTCTGAAACTCTAATTCAGTTGTCCAAGCAAATGCGCTATTTGTTGCACGATTCCAATGTTGAAAAAATTGCTCTGACAGAAGAAATTCAATTTATTAGAAATTATATAGATTTGGAAACCATCCGAATTAAAAATAAACACTTTGTCCATTTTGCAGTAGTAGGAAAACCTCAAGGCATTCGAATCGCACCAATGCTATTCATTGCTTTTGTTGAGAATGCATTTAAACATAGCAGTGACCGATCTTGTGATGCTGGTTTGCAAGTATCTTTTTCGATAACAGAAGATGCCTTATTATTTCAGTGTAAGAACAGATATAAGAAACGCCCTACAGTAGAAAAAATGGAATACAGTGGCATTGGTTTGGATTTGGTCAAAAAACGATTGAACTTGATTTATAATTCGAATTACAATTTGAGCATTCATTCAACTGATGATTGGTATGTGGTGCAATTGGAGTTCCCTTTAACTTGTTTACGTTAA